Below is a window of Nicotiana tabacum cultivar K326 chromosome 19, ASM71507v2, whole genome shotgun sequence DNA.
AAAGCAGAAGATTACTGCAGAATCTGAGTCCGAGTCCGATTCGGATAATGACCTTCTACATGTCgacatgagtgatgaagatgagGGTGAACCAATAGACCGAGCTGCTTGGGAGAAGAACTTTGTTAATGAAAAGGAATTCTGAGCTTATAATAAGATACTGGGTTCAAAGAAGTACATTCCAGAAAAGCCGATCAACATCGGAACACTTAAGAAAAAGTACCCAGAGTTTCTAAaatcaattcgagaggtgcaatAATGGGGACCTATCTTGAAGGGTCacggcaaagccaacctcactATCGTCAGGGAGCtttacgccaattggcgtcaTTCCAGGGGCAACATTGTGAGAGTACGAGGGGTGGATATTAATGTctcagctgaagctctgaataacttcttaGGGGTGCCACACACACTAACAGATAGGTTTGACTCCATATGCACAACACCGGATTATGCACACATTCGGTCggtcctatgccctaccaggaaggatgcaaaTTGGAAacatgggagtatggagtaccattATCTGGCtaaggaattcatgagtgcgttagcacgtgtggctctaaatttcatatGCAACCGCCTGATGACATGCCAACacaaaactgatgtccctcgtcACCGCGCACTAGTATTGTATGCTTTATTGGAGGGGATACCGCTCAACTtaggagccatcatgcatgaccAAATGCAGCGcaccaggatgaattacaagtggaagctgttctttgcaaataccctatCGGCTTTCTTGACAGAGATGGGggtactatgggacaaggagaatgatgacattgaggctaaagctctAGGACCATATGATGTTACTCATGTTCTtgagccgaacaagggaaggtcttctaagctcaccattcaacagttgttagagcagatgcaAGCTGATATGCAAAAGAACAGGGCTAAGTTGATAGCAACTCGTGTAGATTTGAGTGCCACCAGAGATGAGTTGAGtcagactcgtgcggatctaagccgagtcCAGACtgagcaggccacgatgatgagGGAGGTATCATTACTCCTCCGTGCTCTGGTTCAACGTGCAGATATAGACATCTCACAGCTGCTTGCATCGTCCACTGCTGGACCATCCACTTCTGCTTCTCCTATAGTCCCCGAGGTTCCACACACCATGCCTGCTGAGGCCGATGTCCCACCTACTACAGACTCGGCTCTAGTTGGTGATGATAGGACTGTGACAGCTCCCCATATTCGTGAGGATGATATCGCCAGGCCGGATATGGTCTTAATGAATGCCATGGATGTTGATGCTCTtccacagactgcggatgagccTTCCACCTTGACTTAAGGGGAGtttcttctcaccctactttacgTTATTTGTGTGCATTGGGGGCAAAACACGGTTTTAAATGTGGGGTGGGGGTTATCCTTATGCATGTGGATGAATGTACTTAGCTGTTACAAATTTTGTTGATGCTGATACTGTTGAGGGCTGTgatattcactggattaatggcatgTAATAGTTAGTAAATatcatctatatggagtaactctCAGTTCATTGTTATGTGTAGTCGTAGAAAATAAAGGACTTTTCCCGACGACGGACTACCTGGACAGTTCTCTCGAGGAATTAAGGTCCttagaaaaacacaaaaagatttttatttgatttttgaaaTTAGTGTTAGTATTAGAAGATTGACAGACAActaaagaaaatcagaaaaatagttagtaattttttttttaggtaataataatctCCTGTGGTTTtttttgtgcctcggttcttttccatgggatctATTTTGAACCAGGCAGTAAtagttttgttttttatttttaagaatagattaggaatttaggaaataaaaggagaaagaatgatgaacctaagcGCTCTTGACTTGTTTCATAGTAACGTACTTATGTTTTGGCATGTATAGTATCTCCCCTATATTGTGATGTTAATCTTGATGCCTCTATATATATTAGATAGAATATTTTGTGACgactatttctcattttcttgattcgtgttcactttgtgcttgatgcttaatatctcgtggctccgtgaatacttgcattgcttgagagtcggaatgcgatcgtccttagtgagtcatatgccatgtgtggtgaggtttttgtgtagttcatgtattgtacttgtgtctagaacttgcccggtatgtgagttgaagcgaaatttgaggtgatgcttgGTTTGAAagatgattttaggctttctttgatctttttgagcttattgcttatcacaaataaaatttatccctagttaaccattttgagcctattgacttttatttggtaaccacattacaagcctaaaccctttttattcttaattgacattgttttgatccttttacctcttaaagcactttaattgttagatgagcgctaacagaagtaagaagggactaagtgtggggtgacttttgagtggaaccaatgaaagaaagaaaggtgCATTTGTTTTGTAAAACACTAgcggaaaaaaaagaaaaagaaaaatatagatgaataaattgttatcttgttcttgctagtaggtatgaattaaagtaatgcttaaagaaagaggaaatatttgtgggggtgatattatttgtgaaattgaagtgagGTTGAAGAAAATACGCTCAAAGTAATTTTGtgatattaaagtgcttaggagggtgagtcactattccttaaatatatcctacccgtcctttagcccacattacaaccatgaaaaagtcctaattgattttagatcgagcgagcttacattagtagagatttacattaagggcaagcctatggtaccaattgcatgcatgtgacttctttgtgagagtgagcgattttctttgatatatgtgagtcattaaaatatatttgatcatgagattcgaatgtgtggattgaactcgctctcttgttcttgttgtgagggcacatggtttcacgagggataggtaacgttattagacttctctatgatgttgggtgttcaaaccatgagtgcattgtgacactgagtcggtttttgaggttaggattgttgtgagcatgttgtctttgtgtgaatatttttttaagaatgacataagtaaagggaagtgtatgtgatgcatattctagagcctaattgtggCAAATGACCATGGTGATAGGTGAAGTGTGCTTTGAATGAAAAGatcttaattttgtttcgtctactatagtgatggtttgttcgaggacgaacaaaggtttaagtgtggggggtgatgttgggcatatttcgatatatgttgatgttactttacccatatttTAACCACTTTTTAATGTTATTTGAGCTTTAAAATATCCAACatagtttaattattggttttatgactaactGAGTTatgtgtgatgatttagggtgtttggagtgcaaaaatatgaagaaaatgtgcTCTAGGTAAaggaagaggggttggatgcgtcgcatccaatctagaaaaaatcagatttcgtgcacccttagcagtgaagtcggcccatagcatccgccttagcatccaCACCTGGGCAAAGCTGGGAAGtcgaggacgaggtggatgcgacgcatccaccccagcatcgatccctgaagctgatttggattaggaataggagaactttggcccacgacttttgtacgcaatatataagctaaaaacgcctcttttagggaATCTAACAGATTGGGAGGAGGAGAAAAAGCCACGAAAAAGCTGGGGAACCACTgaattcatcttgagttcttatttttccttcttttattgattcttatgcactcttgtgaattttttgatgattgcatgaacatgagtggctaagaaccctattgttctagggtcatgggtatacatgaatatTGATGTtcgaagtttaatttgacgaagttgattttatcagattgggttgtttatttaattctatttttaattaatttgctgagtagctaacagtaaattactatctacgaatctagagttgaactcgaaagtgggaagtctagattgcatatagaattaaatagagcaagttcgtaaacccgggcatcggggaacggattcgcaattaggatagaaatatacctaattgtcttgttcggttgaaatacaggaagtgtaaatgcattcttgttaatattaattccatagacatataggcattaagttagcttgaataggcgagtaagaactcgacagattcttatgagtaatatcaaccctgtcaatcaacaatccagataaatcaattagttattttaagataagaatgcaacatgattgttagataacccgtgaccctgaAATATTATCtcccatttattgttatttaaaactatttaagtgttgtgttgaatTCTAGTATTTCAATAATTGAtagtttttaggtagtaaattagacaattatctattttatGATAAATCGCTGGAATCGATAAGCTATTTGAGTTtaaattagtcaaaagttaatcataagtcttcgtgagaacgatactttattcactactctattacttgacggccacgtatacttgtgtgagtgtgtttggtcgcaacaggcGCAGAGTATTCAATGCCTTCACGAACGTTATCTTTTCCGATGACACACAGGATATCTACGCCTAGTTTTTCGTCTTTCTGACTTAGGTTCCACGTGTCCCCTTCTTGGGTGGCCATGTGCCATAACATATTTTACCTAATAAAGTTGtgtattaatttatataatattattttatacggaatcaaaagtgaaataagaatataaaaaaaaataatatatagattaaatcatttaaaatactaaatagtTTTTTAAAAGACAAACAGATCATATATATTGAGTATTATTCATGATTAATAAATTATGCAAGATTAACGTTTCttacaattcttatattaataaTCTTTCTATTAAAATTCATCCCTCATTAATTTTTTGCTACCCCGAAATAACTAGTGAGGTAGCGAGCGAGCTGATTTTTGGATAAACTTTCAGGCACGTCATCGTCATTTCcgcatataaaaacaaattcaaaacTGAAATGTTTCCATTTCCATTTTCCCATTATTTTCAGTTATCACGAAGAAAACATGAAGTTCTTCCTGAATCGTCTTCGTCTACGAAATCGTCGTCGTCACCACAACCAAAACCCTAACACTGACCTCAACCTCACAATTTCTCCTTCTACGCTTTCTGAATTAGCTCCTGAATCCGGCGACATACAAGAGGAGGAAGCGGCGGGGGCCTCTTCCTCCGCTATGATGAGCTCTGATAAGgacgaagaagaggaagaaattGGATACGAATCTCCGGAGAGTGAGGATTCGGTGGACACTACGGCGTCGTTTTCAGTGGCCGAGGAGATTGAGGATGAGCAGGACGGCAATCATGGACGGACAATTGAGGACGAGAACCGTGGGGAGTCGGATGGTGCATCTTCGAAGAGCCTTGTGGTTGTTGAGACGGATAATGCGTTTATGAGGACGGAAAAACCTCCGACTGACGATTGTTGTCCAATCTGCTTTAGCAATTTTGTGGTTCCTTGCCGAGGTCCCTGTGGCCACTGGTACTGCGGTAATAAAATTTAGCTAGTCTTAAAAATCGCTGGTTCATTTTCCAGTTTATTGTGATTGTTTAATTACAATATCTCTCAAGGATATGATTTGGTTTTCCATGAAATCGATTTTGTGCAGTTATATTGGGAATGAATTAGGGTTACATGGAACAGACGGATGTTCTTCGCTATtttctgaaatttcttaattACTGGGTAGTGCTAGTTGTCGTTTCACTCTACATTTTGATTTTAGCAACTTGCCTAGGAAAGTGACGGTACAGGATGTAAAAGCATCACATATATATAGTTCAACCTAGCTCTTGTGAAGGACGTAGTTGCCATGTTAGATACAATCGAGGAATTGCACTATTTGTAACTATGTTTTGCAGCATTACCTTAGTGCTGTTTTCTCTATAATAAATTTCTTACTACgtatcaaaaaaatatatatatagttggaAGCCAGATTAATCCTATTATTTTTTGGTTCATGAGGAGGCTTTAAAGATGCAGATCATTTTCCTTAAATCATTCTacgtttttttttttctgttatttGTTCAAAATCTGAAATATATGAGGGTTTAAATCCACTATTTTATTTGGGAATCCCTTCTTCTGTCATTGTTTAAGGGAGGAGAAGGAAATGATAATGTGATGCAAGTGTAGTAAGCAAATAttgattaggatgatatttgaatCTTCTTGAGCATTGTTGAGATCTGTAATCTCATAACTTTACTAACCTTGGTTTCCTACCCTCTTGGGTGATGTATCAAGCCTGTGATGTGCTCTGTGTGTTTGGGGTTGGTTGTTTAGATGTTGGTTAGAGAAAAAGTAACTGCACTCTTGACTGCCTATTTGTTGATAATGTGAAAATCCACGTCTTGACCAGTCTACCACCAAGTTGCTTGTCTTGAAGTTATTTCGGTCAAGCTTTTCGCAATACTTCTTTTTTAACATATTCTTTACAATTGGTTTCTCCATGTGTAGGAGGTTGCATTTTGCAGTACTGGAACTATGGTGCCGCACTTCAGCCTTGTAACTGCCCCATGTGTTCGAGGAAGATTACTGATTTGACACCTGAGGCATCATTGTACAGTCAGCAGGATGCTGAAGTAATTGAGGTCTTAAAAAAAGTTAGAAAGTATAATCGCCTTTTTGTGGGTGGCACGTATGGCCTCATGCTGGTGCGTTGGACTCGTATGTTACTCTATCATGTGTTGAGATTGCATGGATGGAATTATCCTTATATTTCAAAGTGCCGATTGGACTATCTTTCTGGATGTTATCTCTCTATGTTACGAGACTTGCAAATTTGGATTGGTATCTATTTGTGCATTGTCCTTTTGTATTTTCAAACAGAATATATTTTTGCTGAATCCATTACTTTCAAGTTCAAGATTATGTGCTTGAAAAGAAAAGGTCATTAGTATGTGATTTCCCCGAATCCAGCAAGAGATTATGCAAATTAGACAATGTTTGTCATATTAGTTGAACTGATCTGATTTTGTGCTGCCTTCGTACTGGTGATCATTCAATAATAGCAGAGAGCCACATTTTCTCATGGTTTCTAGTGCTGCACTTTCTGCGGACATGATTACTGGTTTACCATCAAGTAATAGCAGAACACCATGTTTTCTTTTATATTTAAtccttttctttctattttctgcAGAAGGTGCTTGGTCTGCCCTTTTACATGAAAAGAGTGTTTAATGAAATGATGAATCCTGATAGGCCTGGTGCTCATTTGAACAAATTGCGAATTTTTGCTGTAAGTTCATCTGACAGCTAAATGCATTGACTGCTATGCATAATGCAATCTACTTCAGTCAGCTACCTGTAGTATTTACATTTTATAGCTCTACAGTCTCAATTTTTTTCCTCAAACATTTCAAAAGTGAACACTGAAGCCTCATAAATTTCTGGCCTTAATGGTTGTTATAGGTTTCTTTTCGGATCAACTATCTTTATCTACTTTGCCATTTTATCCTTCAATATATTGTAGTGACCTCATTTCGTTACTTATCCGCTGAAGCAGATAATTTCTTGCAGATGTTCCTGGGACTCCTTTACACACTCAGCCCCTTTGATTTTCTCAGAATAGGTACTCACATCTTCTAGTTAAACTTGATGGATGTAGATTCAGAAGAACAATAAGACTTAAGCAATTTGATGTAGTCTTGGTCTTTTAGTACAAATATAAACTATGAATCTCTGTGGCACTACTGGGAGAGGTGCTACTGAAATGCATGTGAAGACGAGCTGAGAATATGCATATTCTTGTGTCTTACTAATACACCTTTCTCCTTTATTTATTTGCTATGAGAGCTTGGCTTCGCTGAGCTTTTCTTTCTCCATCCTGCCCTGCATGCCTGGGTGCTAATTGGTGTTTTTATTGGCGAAGAACTCAAGATGTGTTTGCCTTTTCCAGTTATATTCTTTCGTTTAACTTAAGTTTATTGTCATCTCACTGCAGGTCATCAAAATGTCATTGATGTCTTTGATTATTCTGCCATTGCACTTTCGTCAGTGTTATATTTGGTTGGACTTTACCTTCGACGAAGGCGTTTTCGGCATGTTAGGGACATGGCTGCTGCAGATTTTGCTGCTAATTAACAGCTGCCAAGTGATGAAGCAGACACTTGTAGTCAACTCATTGTGGAGCTTGAAGATTTTGGATTTTCAAAGATCTTGCTCTCCTTTTGTGGGTTTTCGATGTCTTCGAAGTGTGCTTTGTCAAGTTTGAGACGGTCTTGCCTTACGTTTGCCTGCCATTCTGTACAgatagatatgtatagtgtatACTCATTTAGTTAATCTCTTTTCCATTTTGTCACATGTTGAATCATGCCCGAAAGCCTGAAATAAGAATATATACCTATCAGAAAACTGCTAGAGTGTTGTACTACTTGCGAGTTTACGACCTTGCTTGAACAAGCCCTGTTCTATAGGCTCTTGCCACTATTTCCTCGAGTTCTAAGGAGTTTGTTTGTAGTACTAGTTTTTGTTTTCTTATATTATTTCTGTCAGTTAGTTGGGTTGCATTGATGCGAAATACCCAGTATCATTGTGGAGGGATCTGGTATCATTAGAGTTTATTTAGTTATTTCGGTGCTACACAACTTTTAATCTATACCTGCTTTTACATTCATAGCATGAAAAAATTAGTGCTATTGAATACGTAGAGTTGCATGTAATAGGGGCGACAAAAAATTTATATTACAGGCGTACTAGTATAGTTTTTGACAAAATCCAAAGGAAACTCAAACGAAGGAATAATGCGATCAAATGATACATCAAAGAAGGAAAAAACTAGAGACTTCGACTAATTATGTCCaagggaaaagaagaaaaaaaagaggaaaacttTCTACTAAAGCTTGCGTTAGCATTAAAGCAAAAGCGATAGATAGGCATTATAATAGTCGGGAGTTACAAACAATGGTTGCCTATGGATAATGTTTCCGGAAATCGGGCAAAGTTGTTCAAATATTCAGGCAATGTGTATCGTTTTAAGGGGTTAATTTCATTGAT
It encodes the following:
- the LOC107762044 gene encoding uncharacterized protein LOC107762044 isoform X2, whose amino-acid sequence is MKFFLNRLRLRNRRRHHNQNPNTDLNLTISPSTLSELAPESGDIQEEEAAGASSSAMMSSDKDEEEEEIGYESPESEDSVDTTASFSVAEEIEDEQDGNHGRTIEDENRGESDGASSKSLVVVETDNAFMRTEKPPTDDCCPICFSNFVVPCRGPCGHWYCGGCILQYWNYGAALQPCNCPMCSRKITDLTPEASLYSQQDAEVIEVLKKVRKYNRLFVGGTYGLMLKVLGLPFYMKRVFNEMMNPDRPGAHLNKLRIFAMFLGLLYTLSPFDFLRIGHQNVIDVFDYSAIALSSVLYLVGLYLRRRRFRHVRDMAAADFAAN
- the LOC107762044 gene encoding uncharacterized protein LOC107762044 isoform X1; amino-acid sequence: MKFFLNRLRLRNRRRHHNQNPNTDLNLTISPSTLSELAPESGDIQEEEAAGASSSAMMSSDKDEEEEEIGYESPESEDSVDTTASFSVAEEIEDEQDGNHGRTIEDENRGESDGASSKSLVVVETDNAFMRTEKPPTDDCCPICFSNFVVPCRGPCGHWYCGGCILQYWNYGAALQPCNCPMCSRKITDLTPEASLYSQQDAEVIEVLKKVRKYNRLFVGGTYGLMLKVLGLPFYMKRVFNEMMNPDRPGAHLNKLRIFAVIKMSLMSLIILPLHFRQCYIWLDFTFDEGVFGMLGTWLLQILLLINSCQVMKQTLVVNSLWSLKILDFQRSCSPFVGFRCLRSVLCQV
- the LOC107762044 gene encoding uncharacterized protein LOC107762044 isoform X3, which translates into the protein MKFFLNRLRLRNRRRHHNQNPNTDLNLTISPSTLSELAPESGDIQEEEAAGASSSAMMSSDKDEEEEEIGYESPESEDSVDTTASFSVAEEIEDEQDGNHGRTIEDENRGESDGASSKSLVVVETDNAFMRTEKPPTDDCCPICFSNFVVPCRGPCGHWYCGGCILQYWNYGAALQPCNCPMCSRKITDLTPEASLYSQQDAEVIEVLKKVRKYNRLFVGGTYGLMLKVLGLPFYMKRVFNEMMNPDRPGAHLNKLRIFAIISCRCSWDSFTHSAPLIFSE